TTATCGAATGCTTCTTGACGCGTTTTAACGATGTTTTTTTTGACAAGATAGTCGGCTATGTGGGGTCTGCCTAATGTGCCATCCACTGACTCCTCAATCTGCCTAAAATCTTCATTTGTTAACACTGCGATGCCTTCTTTAGTAAATTCAGCGTTAAGGTTCTCTAGGATTTTAGCCGCTCTTTCCTCTCGGTACTTAGCCATCGTTTCAAGTTTGCTCTTAAGCTCAGGGTTTTCTTCGTCAAACTGGTAACCTAAAAAATCCAGCGAAACAGGCTTGCCCTCATGCAGTTTTGGGTGAGCAAAAGTTACGTTTAACTCTACACCTGTAATGTAGTTAATGCCTGCGTTTTTTGCCGTTTCAACGGCTTGGGCTTGGCAACTGATAGAATCGTGGTCCGTAATCGACAAAAAAGTGATGTTGCGGGCTTTAGCTTCCTGTATAATCTCTTCTACTGTTAGTTTGCCATCTGAACTCTTTGAGTGAATGTGTAAATCAATCTTCAAAGCGGCTACCTTTTGTCTACGGCGACAACGTACCAGCGGTCGGTTTCATCATAACAGGTGTCAACCGTCAAATGCACAATTTTCAACGAAGGATACTTCTGCTTCAAGTCGTCAATATCTACAGGTTCAAACTTGTTCTTGTTGGCAAGGTACGCTTCTTCTGTTAAGGCGTTTGATTCGTACTTCTCTTTAGTTCGCTTCTTAATTCTGGCAAGAGAAACCTCTTGGGGGCAACTGGTTTGCAGGATAACAAACGTCATGTTGTTTTTTGCTGCAATCTCAGCCGCGCGCCTGCGAAGCTCCTGAGTA
The Candidatus Bathyarchaeota archaeon genome window above contains:
- a CDS encoding PHP domain-containing protein gives rise to the protein MKIDLHIHSKSSDGKLTVEEIIQEAKARNITFLSITDHDSISCQAQAVETAKNAGINYITGVELNVTFAHPKLHEGKPVSLDFLGYQFDEENPELKSKLETMAKYREERAAKILENLNAEFTKEGIAVLTNEDFRQIEESVDGTLGRPHIADYLVKKNIVKTRQEAFDKYLVKCDVPKYPLYLEEASKLVRDAGGKLVLAHPNDPHGTSLATLTKVLSEQTAIIEEKMLPYIDGVECWHSRHTLETASHYLAFAKQNNLLMTGGSDCHQKPIVMGTVQIPDWVANQFV
- a CDS encoding ATP-binding protein — its product is MKEPFVSFVKTQLEPRTLLITCGLPASYKTETSEEISKIKGYPILRSDLIRLEVLKNEDIFDAKVAGNMSKRLSVYDELFRRADEQAAKKEGGLILDATFVTQELRRRAAEIAAKNNMTFVILQTSCPQEVSLARIKKRTKEKYESNALTEEAYLANKNKFEPVDIDDLKQKYPSLKIVHLTVDTCYDETDRWYVVAVDKR